The Candidatus Eremiobacteraceae bacterium genome includes the window GCGCTGGTCGTACACGTCGATCCGGTGCGCCGCTGTGGCTTCGCTGTCGTCTTCGCGCTGGGCGAGTTTGCCGCCGCAATGGTCGCAGGTGCCGGCGGTCGCCGGCGGCGCTAAGAACACGTGGAAGGTGGCGTGGCAGTCGTCGCACACTCTGCGGCCGCTAAGCCGGCGGACGAGTTCGTCTCGCGGCACGGCGATCTCGACGGCTGCGTCGAGTCGCCAGCCCAGCTTCGCGATCAGCGCGTCCAGCGCCGTGGCCTGCTGCGCGGTGCGCGGGAATCCGTCCATGATGAAACCGGTCTTCGCATCTGGTTCACGCAGCCGTTCCTCGATGATTCCGATGGTGACATCGTCGGGCACCAGTTCACCACGATCCATGAACCCCTTCGCCGTGAGTCCCATGCCCGAACCGGCCACGACCGCCGCGCGGAAGATGTCGCCGGTGGCGATATGCGGCACGCTGAACGCTCCGGCGAGCCGGCGAGCCTGCGTGCCCTTGCCGGCGCCCGGAGCGCCGAGCAAGATGATGCGGACCACGCGCGCGGTCATTGTTTGATGAACCCGCGATAGTCACGCATGGCAAGACGCGCTTCGATCTGGTTCATCGTGTCGAGCGCCACGCCGACGACGATGAGCAGTGACGTGCTTCCAAGATAGAACGTGGTGACGTGCGTGAAATTCTGCGAGACGTTCGGCAAGATGGCGAGCAAGCCGAGGTAGACCGCGGCGACGACCGTGATGCGGTTGAGGATCTTGTTCAGGTAATCGGTGGTGGGCTTTCCGGGCCGGATGCCAGGGATGAACCCGCCCTGCTTTTTCAGGGAATCGCCGATATCATTGATGTTCACCACGACTTCGCTATAGAAGAACGTGAAGCCCACGACGAGCAAGAAGTAGACGAGATTGTAGAGGACGCCGCCGTAGTTGAAGTACAGGGTCATGAAGTCGCTGAAGCCGCGCATCCAGGCCACCCCGCTCTGCGCTCCCCACTGCGATATCTGCTGTGGGAAGAGCAGGATCGAGATCGCGAAGATGATCGAGATCACGCCCGCGTTATTCAAGCGCAGCGGGATGTAGGTGCTTCGTCCGCCGTAGACCTTGCGTCCCACGACGCGCCGTGCGTACTGCACCGGCACGCGGCGCTGGCCCTGATACATGAAGATGATGGAGATCAGCGAGATGGCCGCGATGATGATGAAGATGGCCACGCCTGCATACGGCAACGCACCCTTTTCGCCGAGCGCAAGCGTCTGGCTGAAGTAGGTCGGGTAGCGCAGGATGATGCCCACGAAGATGATCAGCGAGACGCCGTTGCCGATGCCGCGGTCGGTGATCTGTTCGCCGAGCCACATGAGCCACACCGTGCCGGCGGTGAGCGTGAGCACGACCATGACCAGATAGAATATGTCGGTGCGCAAGAACACGCCCGCGCGATTGAGCGCGACGACCATGGTGGTGGCCTGCAGCAGCGCCAACACAACGGTCAGCCAACGGGTCCACAGACCGACTTTCTTGCGTCCTTCCTCACCGCCGTGCTGCATCAGCTCCTTGATCTCAGGGAACACCACGGTGAACAATTGCATGATGATGCTCGCGTTGATGTAGGGCGTGATGCCCATCGCGAGCACGGAGAAGCGCTGCAGCGCGCCGCCCGATAGGAACCCGAGGAAGTTCAAGAATTGACCTTGATTGAGGATGGTCTGCCACTTTGCGATGTCGACGTACGGCACTTGGACGTGAACCATGAGCACGAACACCGCAAACGCGCCGAACACGAACAGGATCCGGTTACGGATCTCTGGGACCACAAGTGCGTTCGCTAGGTTACGCCAAATCGTCATCGACGGTCAATCATTCCTCAAACGTGGCGCCGGCGGCTTCGAGCTTCGCTCGAGCCGGCGCCGAAAAAGCGACATCGCGGAACTTCAAACCCTTCGGGGCATCGCCGGCCGCAAGGATCTTCACGCCGTCCTTGCGCTTGGTGACGAGGCCTGCATCGGCAAGCGACTCGGGGCTGATGATTTCTTTGACATTCCAGTTTTCGAGATCGCAGAGGTTCACCACCGCGTACTCGGTGCGGAAGATCTGCGTCGAGCGCGCCTTCTGCGACACGCCGCGGCGATGTGGAAGACGGCGGTGCCACGGGGTCTGGCCGCCTTCAAAGTTCGGACCTTTGCCGCCGCCGGAGCGCACGGTCTGACCTTTGCCGCCGCCACCCGAGGTCTTGACCATGCCGCTGCCGTGGCCGCGGCCGACGCGCGTGCGCTTGGTGTTCGAGCCGGGTGCCGGCTTAAGCTCCGACAGTTTCACTTTCCATGTTCCTTCCGAGGATCTCATCGACGGTCTTGCCGCGCATCTTCGCGACTTCTTCGACCGTGCGCAAGGATTTCAATCCGGCGACCGTCGCCTGAATGACGTTGATCGGATTGTTGGTGCCTAGCGATTTTGTGAGGATGTCGTGCACGCCGGCGAGTTCGAGCACAGCGCGCATCGCGCCGCCCGCGATGACGCCCGTTCCTTTGCTCGCGGGCCGCATGATGACGTGGCCCGCGCCGACGTGGATCTCTACGGGGTGCGGAATCGTGCGTTCGACCATGGGTACGCTGATCAATGCTTTGCGCGCGGCCTCGACGCCCTTGCGGATGGCTTCCGGCACCTCACGTGCCTTGCCGATGCCATAGCCAACGCGGCCTTGGCGATCGCCGACCACGACGAGCGCGGAGAACGAAAAGCGCTTGCCGCCCTTGACGACTTTGGCGACGCGGTTGACGCGTACGACCGTCTCCTCGAGCCCCGAACCGTCCGAAATACGAGCCATGCTTAGAACTCCAAACCGGCGCCGCGCGCCGCATCGGCCAGGGCCTTGATCCGGCCGTGATATTTGTAACCGCCGCGATCGAACACGACCGCCGTTATACCTTTCGCCTTCGCCCGCTCGGCGATGACCGCGCCCACCTTTTCTGCCGAAGAGCAGTTCGAGCACGACGTCTTGCCGCCGCCCACTTCTTTTTCGCGCGTCGATGCGGACGCGAGCGTGGCGCCGCTGCGATCGTCGATCAACTGCGCGTAGAGATGGTGCAGGCTACGGAACACCGACAAGCGCGGGCGCTCGTCCGTGCCGTTGATGCGTTTGCGCACGCGCGCGTGGCGCCGGACGCGAAGCGCGTTGCGACTCGAAGTGCTCATTATTTCTTACCGCCTGTCTTGCCGGCTTTGCCCAGCTTGCGCCGCACGTATTCGCCTTCGTGCCGGATGCCCTTACCCTTGTATGGTTCGGGGGGCCGGATGCCGCGGATCTGCGCCGCGAGTTGTCCGACCGCTTGTTTGTCCGCGCCCGAAACCGTTATCTTGTTCGTGCCCTCGACTGAGATCGTCAGTCCTGCGGGCGGCTCGACCACGACCGGATGCGAGAAGCCGAGCTGCAGGTTGAGTTTACCGCCCTGCATCTGCGCGCGGTAGCCGACGCCCTGGATCTCAAGCAACCGCGTGAAGCCCTTCGTGACGCCGCCCACCATGTTTGCGATCAGCGTTCGAGTGAGACCATGGAGCTGACGGTTGCGCTGCGCGTCGTCCGGCCGCATGACCGTCACCACAGAGCCGTCGATCCGCACTTCCATGGGATCTGCCAACGTCAGAGAAAGTTCGCCCTTGGGTCCCTTGACCGTCACCGCGCGTTCGCGCAGTGCGATGTCGACCCCGGAGGGAATGTTGATGGGCGCGCGCCCGATTCTGCTCATCTTCTTCTACCTACCACACGAACGCCATGACTTCGCCGCCGCATCCGTTGCGCTTGGCCTGCCGGCCGCTCATCACACCTTTCGATGTCGAAAGGATGACGAGGCCCAGGCCGCCCATGCACTTCGGGATCTCGCCTTTCGGCGAGTAAATCCGCAAACCGGGCTTGCTGATGCGCTGCAATCCGTTGATCACCCGCTCGCGGTTTTGTCCGTATTTGAGCGTGATGCGGATGACGTCGCGCGGTTCGCCCGTGACGAGTTCGTAGCTTTTGATAAAGCCTTCGGCCTTGAGGAGCTTTGCGATCTCCTTCTTCAGGCGCGAGGCGGGCACGTCGACGCGCTCGTGAAACGCCGTGTTCGCGTTCTTGATTCGGGCGAGCATGTCCGCGACGGGATCGGTTACCATTGCCATAATCGGTCTCTTAGTCTCCGCTTCTTACCACGACGCCTTGGTGACGCCCGGGATGTTGCCTTTGTGCGCGTGCTCGCGGAAGCATATCCGGCACAAGCCGAACTTGCGCAAGAAGCCGCGCGGCCGGCCGCAGGCGCGACACCGGTTGTGCTGACGAACCTTGAACTTCGGTTTGCGCTTGCTTTTTTCGATCAGACTGGTCTTGGCCATCAGGCGGCACTCCCTTCCTTGCGCAGCGGCATGCCCATCTCTTCGAGGAACGCCAGCGCTTCTTCGTCGGTCTGCGCCGACGTGACGATGACGATGTCCATACCGCGGACGGCGTCCACCTTGTCGTAGTTGATCTCGGGGAACACCAATTGCTCTTTGAGGCCAAGCGCGTAATTGCCGCGGCCATCGAGCGACGTGCGCGACATGCCCCGGAAATCTCGTATGCGCGGCAGCACGATGTTGACGAGCTTGTCGAAGAAGGCATACATCCGTTCACCACGCAGCGTGACTTTGGCGCCGATCTGCATCCCTTCGCGCAGCTTGTAGACCGCGATCGACTTGGTCGCGCGGGTGACCAGCGGCTTTTGACCCGTGATCGCGGTGAGATCGGAGACGGCTCCGTCGATGGCCTTCGGATTTGCGACGGCTTCGCCGACGCCCATGTTCACGACGATCTTCATGAGCTTCGGAATGCGCATGGGATTCTCAACCCCCAACCGCTTGCGCAGATTGGGCACCACGGATTTCATGTAACGCTCTCGTAATCTGTTCATCTTCTCAAACCTACGCCTTCACCGGCCGGTCCGCCGGCTCGCCGCAACGCCGGCAGAGCCGTTCGCGCGACTCGCCCTTGATCGCGAACGCGATCTTGGTGGGCTTGAGGCACTTCGGACACACGTACATGACCTTGCTGATCGGCATCGGGAGCTCTTTCTCCAAGATGCCGCCCTTCTGGTTCTTCGGGGTCGGCTTCGAGTGCCGCTTGACGACATTCACGCCTTCAACTTCGATCTTGGCGATGCTCGCTTGTACGAGCTTGATCTTGCCCTGCTTGCCCTTGTCTTTGCCGGCAAGCACGACCACGGTATCGCCGGCGGCCAATCTGAGTTTCGACATCTACAGGACCTCCGGGGCAAGCGAGACGATCTTCATGAAGTCGCGGTCGCGCAGCTCGCGCGCGACTGGACCGAAGATGCGCGTACCGCGCGGATTCATCTGGTCGTTGATGAGCACGGCCGCATTTTCGTCGAACTTTATGAACGAGCCGTCGGGCCGGCGCATCTTCTTCTTCTGACGGACGATTACGGCTTTGACGACGTTGCCTTTCTTGACGGCGGCGCCCGGGATGGCGCTCTTGACCGACGCGACGACTATATCGCCGACGTACGCGTACGGATGGCGTGAACCGCCCGACACGTGGAATACCATCAATTCGCGCGCGCCCGAATTGTCTGCGACCTTTAGCCGCGTTTGTGCCTGGATCACTTGGCCTTCTCCACGATCTCGATCAGCCGCCAGCGCTTGCGCGCGCTCATCGGCCGCGTCTCCATGATTTTGACGGTGTCGCCCACGGCCGCTTCACCCTTCTCGTCGTGTGCGAGAAAGCGCGCGGAGCGGTGCAGGATCTTGCCATACGCCGGATGCGGCATGGGCGTGTCCGTGACCACGACGATCGTCTTCGTCATCTTATTGCTCGCAACGCGACCGACCTTAGTTCGCCGTTGCGAGCGCGCGGCAGCCGTCGTTTCGCTTTGTTCCATCATCCTGCAAGTTTCCGTTCGGCGAGAATGGTGTGGACGCGCGCGATGTCCCGGCGCAGCTTCTCCACCATCGTGTGGTTCTCGAGATGTCCGGTCACCAATTGGAAGCGCAAGTTGAACAGCTCTTCTTTGGTGGCGGCGAGTTTCTCGGCCAATTCGCCGTCGGTCAATTCGCGCCAACTGTGCAATTCGTTAGATTTCAAGACCGTCACCCGCCCCTTCACGCGTCAATACTTTGGTGCGGATCGGCAATTTGAATGCCGCCAAGCGCAATGCTTGTCTTGCCACCAGCTCGTCCACGCCGGACAGTTCGAACATAACGCGCCCCGGCCGCACGACCGCAACCCAACCCTCGGGCTGACCCTTGCCGGAACCCTGACGAGTCTCGGCGGGTTTCTTCGTGAACGATTTGTCGGGGAATATCGTGATCCAAACCTTGCCGCCGCGTTTGATGTGGCGGGTCATCGCGATACGAGCGGCTTCTATCTGCCGGTTTGTGATCCAGCACGGCTCAAGCGATTGCAGACCGAACTCGCCGAAGGTCAGCGAGTTGCCGCTCTGGGCTTGACCCTTCATCCGTCCGCGTTGCACTTTGCGGTGCTTGACGCGCTTGGGCATCAACATCGGTTACGTGCCTTCCGTTATTTCAGGTTCGGGAGTTTGCGGCTCGGACGTGCCGGCCGCATGGTCGACGTCGGGAGAATCAACGAGCTTCTGCTCGGCGGCGGCTGATGGCACGCCGGTCGACTCGGGTTCACTGGGAACCGGCGTTGTGGCTGGGGCCTCGGGTGAGGTTGTGGGAGCTGCCGGCTCGGGTTGGCCGACCACAGGGGTCGGCCCCACAGGAGTGGTTGGGGCCGCAGGTGCGGCCGGCGCCACAGGGGTTGTTGAGGCCACAGGAGTGGTTGGGGCAGCAGATGCGGTCGGTGCCACTGGAGTGATCGGGGCAGCTGCAACCGCAGTCCCCACAGGAGCGGGTGCAGGCGCGCCCAGTGCCGGGGCGGGGGCGCCGAGGGGACGAGCCGCGCGAACGGGTCGCACTCTCCGGACCGGCCGCGTGTCGCGCGCGTCGGGTTTCGGACGGCCGTCGGGCAGCACCTCGCCTTTGTAGATCCAAACCTTGACGCCAATGCGTCCGAATGTCGTGTACGCTTCCGAATGCGCGTAGTCGATGTCGGCGCGCAGCGTGTGCAGCGGCACTTTGCCTTCAAACGTGCGCTCGACGCGCGCGATCTCCGCGCCGCCCAGCCGGCCGCCGCATTGCACCTTGATGCCGCGCGCGCCCGCCTTGGTGGTGCGCTGCAGCGCCTGGCGCATGGCGCGCCGGAACGCAATGCGCTTCTCCAACTGATCGACGATGTTGTTGGCGACCAGTTTCGCGTCCATCTCGGGATGTTTGATCTCGACGACGTTGACCTGAACCTGCTTGCCGGCCGCGATCTTCTCGAGCTTTTTCTTCAGGTCGTCGATGCCCGCGCCGCGCTTGCCGATGATGATGCCCGGCTTGCCCGTGTGGACGATGACGCGCACCGTGTTCGCACGACGCTCGATCTCGACTTTGGAGACGGCGGCAGAGCGCGACATGCCCTCGATCAGATCGCGCATGACGCGGTCCT containing:
- the rplX gene encoding 50S ribosomal protein L24, which codes for MSKLRLAAGDTVVVLAGKDKGKQGKIKLVQASIAKIEVEGVNVVKRHSKPTPKNQKGGILEKELPMPISKVMYVCPKCLKPTKIAFAIKGESRERLCRRCGEPADRPVKA
- the rpmC gene encoding 50S ribosomal protein L29 encodes the protein MKSNELHSWRELTDGELAEKLAATKEELFNLRFQLVTGHLENHTMVEKLRRDIARVHTILAERKLAG
- a CDS encoding adenylate kinase, encoding MTARVVRIILLGAPGAGKGTQARRLAGAFSVPHIATGDIFRAAVVAGSGMGLTAKGFMDRGELVPDDVTIGIIEERLREPDAKTGFIMDGFPRTAQQATALDALIAKLGWRLDAAVEIAVPRDELVRRLSGRRVCDDCHATFHVFLAPPATAGTCDHCGGKLAQREDDSEATAAHRIDVYDQRTAPLLSYYGGAGKLVKIDGTATVDAVFAAIIAAVPPVAAATI
- a CDS encoding type Z 30S ribosomal protein S14, whose protein sequence is MAKTSLIEKSKRKPKFKVRQHNRCRACGRPRGFLRKFGLCRICFREHAHKGNIPGVTKASW
- the rplP gene encoding 50S ribosomal protein L16, with the translated sequence MLMPKRVKHRKVQRGRMKGQAQSGNSLTFGEFGLQSLEPCWITNRQIEAARIAMTRHIKRGGKVWITIFPDKSFTKKPAETRQGSGKGQPEGWVAVVRPGRVMFELSGVDELVARQALRLAAFKLPIRTKVLTREGAGDGLEI
- the rpsE gene encoding 30S ribosomal protein S5, which gives rise to MARISDGSGLEETVVRVNRVAKVVKGGKRFSFSALVVVGDRQGRVGYGIGKAREVPEAIRKGVEAARKALISVPMVERTIPHPVEIHVGAGHVIMRPASKGTGVIAGGAMRAVLELAGVHDILTKSLGTNNPINVIQATVAGLKSLRTVEEVAKMRGKTVDEILGRNMESETVGA
- the secY gene encoding preprotein translocase subunit SecY, whose protein sequence is MTIWRNLANALVVPEIRNRILFVFGAFAVFVLMVHVQVPYVDIAKWQTILNQGQFLNFLGFLSGGALQRFSVLAMGITPYINASIIMQLFTVVFPEIKELMQHGGEEGRKKVGLWTRWLTVVLALLQATTMVVALNRAGVFLRTDIFYLVMVVLTLTAGTVWLMWLGEQITDRGIGNGVSLIIFVGIILRYPTYFSQTLALGEKGALPYAGVAIFIIIAAISLISIIFMYQGQRRVPVQYARRVVGRKVYGGRSTYIPLRLNNAGVISIIFAISILLFPQQISQWGAQSGVAWMRGFSDFMTLYFNYGGVLYNLVYFLLVVGFTFFYSEVVVNINDIGDSLKKQGGFIPGIRPGKPTTDYLNKILNRITVVAAVYLGLLAILPNVSQNFTHVTTFYLGSTSLLIVVGVALDTMNQIEARLAMRDYRGFIKQ
- the rpsQ gene encoding 30S ribosomal protein S17, with protein sequence MEQSETTAAARSQRRTKVGRVASNKMTKTIVVVTDTPMPHPAYGKILHRSARFLAHDEKGEAAVGDTVKIMETRPMSARKRWRLIEIVEKAK
- the rplR gene encoding 50S ribosomal protein L18 translates to MSTSSRNALRVRRHARVRKRINGTDERPRLSVFRSLHHLYAQLIDDRSGATLASASTREKEVGGGKTSCSNCSSAEKVGAVIAERAKAKGITAVVFDRGGYKYHGRIKALADAARGAGLEF
- the rplF gene encoding 50S ribosomal protein L6, with translation MSRIGRAPINIPSGVDIALRERAVTVKGPKGELSLTLADPMEVRIDGSVVTVMRPDDAQRNRQLHGLTRTLIANMVGGVTKGFTRLLEIQGVGYRAQMQGGKLNLQLGFSHPVVVEPPAGLTISVEGTNKITVSGADKQAVGQLAAQIRGIRPPEPYKGKGIRHEGEYVRRKLGKAGKTGGKK
- the rplO gene encoding 50S ribosomal protein L15 produces the protein MKLSELKPAPGSNTKRTRVGRGHGSGMVKTSGGGGKGQTVRSGGGKGPNFEGGQTPWHRRLPHRRGVSQKARSTQIFRTEYAVVNLCDLENWNVKEIISPESLADAGLVTKRKDGVKILAAGDAPKGLKFRDVAFSAPARAKLEAAGATFEE
- the rplN gene encoding 50S ribosomal protein L14: MIQAQTRLKVADNSGARELMVFHVSGGSRHPYAYVGDIVVASVKSAIPGAAVKKGNVVKAVIVRQKKKMRRPDGSFIKFDENAAVLINDQMNPRGTRIFGPVARELRDRDFMKIVSLAPEVL
- the rplE gene encoding 50S ribosomal protein L5; amino-acid sequence: MNRLRERYMKSVVPNLRKRLGVENPMRIPKLMKIVVNMGVGEAVANPKAIDGAVSDLTAITGQKPLVTRATKSIAVYKLREGMQIGAKVTLRGERMYAFFDKLVNIVLPRIRDFRGMSRTSLDGRGNYALGLKEQLVFPEINYDKVDAVRGMDIVIVTSAQTDEEALAFLEEMGMPLRKEGSAA
- the rpsH gene encoding 30S ribosomal protein S8, whose product is MVTDPVADMLARIKNANTAFHERVDVPASRLKKEIAKLLKAEGFIKSYELVTGEPRDVIRITLKYGQNRERVINGLQRISKPGLRIYSPKGEIPKCMGGLGLVILSTSKGVMSGRQAKRNGCGGEVMAFVW